Genomic window (Streptomyces liliiviolaceus):
GCCTGCGCACGGCCGCCGAGGACGAGGCGGTCAATGTCTTCGCGACGAACCTGCGTGACCTGCTGCTGGCCGCCCCGGCGGGCACGCGCTCGACGCTGGGGCTCGACCCGGGGTTCCGTACGGGGGTGAAGGTGGCCGTGGTCGACGCGACCGGCAAGGCCGTCGCCACGGACGTCATCCACCCGCACGTCCCGGCGAACCGGTGGGACGAGGCCATCGCCAAGCTCGCCCGCCTCGCCAAGGAGCACGCGGTCGAGCTGATCGCCATCGGCAACGGCACGGCGTCCCGCGAGACGGACAAGCTCGCCGGTGAGCTGATCGCCAAGCACCCGGAGCTGAAGCTCACCAAGGTGATGGTGTCCGAGGCGGGGGCGTCCGTGTACTCGGCGTCGGCGTTCGCCTCCCAGGAGCTGCCCGGCATGGACGTGTCGCTGCGCGGCGCCGTCTCCATCGCACGGCGGCTGCAGGACCCGCTGGCCGAGCTGGTGAAGATCGACCCGAAGTCGATCGGTGTCGGCCAGTACCAGCACGACCTGTCCGAGGTGAAGCTCTCGCGCTCCCTCGACGCGGTCGTCGAGGACTGTGTGAACGGCGTCGGCGTGGACGTGAACACGGCGTCCACTCCCCTGCTCACCCGGGTCTCCGGCATCACCTCCGGGCTCGCCGAGAACATCGTGGCGCACCGCGACGCGAACGGCCCGTTCACCTCACGCACCGCGTTGAAGAAGGTCGCCAGGCTCGGCCCCAAGGCGTACGAGCAGTGCGCGGGCTTCCTGCGGATCCGCGGCGGCGACGACCCGCTGGACGCGTCGAGCGTGCACCCCGAGGCGTACCCCGTGGTCCGCCGGATGGTGAAGACGGCGGGGAGCGGGGTGGGCTCGCTGATCGGCAACACGGGGGCGCTGCGCTCGCTGCGGCCGGACGACTTCGTGGACGAGAAGTTCGGTCTGCCGACGGTGACGGACATCCTGCGGGAGCTGGAGAAGCCGGGGCGCGACCCGCGGCCCGCCTTCAAGACGGCGACCTTCAAGGACGGGGTCGAGAAGATCGCCGACCTGGAGCCGGGGATGGTGCTGGAGGGGGTCGTCACGAACGTGGCGGCGTTCGGGGCGTTCGTGGATGTCGGTGTCCACCAGGACGGGCTCGTGCACGTCTCCGCGATGTCGAAGACCTTCGTGAAGGATCCCCGGGACGTCGTGAAGTCCGGGGACATCGTGAAGGTGAAGGTGCTTGAGGTCGACATTCCGCGCAAGCGGATCTCGTTGACCCTGCGGTTGGACGACGATGCGTCGGCGGCTGCGCAGGAGGGTGGCTCCGGGCGTCCTCAGCGCGGTGGCGGGCGGCCGCCTCAGCAGCGGGGCCGTTCCGGCGGAGGGAAGGGCGGGGGTTCGCGTCAGGCTGCCGCGCCCGCGCCCGGGAACAGTGCGATGGCTGACGCCTTGCGGCGGGCGGGGCTCGCGGACCCGAAGGGTCGGAACGGGCGGGGCTGAGTTCTGGGCTGCCGGGCCCGGTCTCTCCGGTTCCACCGGAGGGGCGGGCCCGGACCGTTGTGACGTGCGGGTCCGGTGGGGGCCGGCCGCGCAGTTCCCCGCGCCCCTAAAAACGGGGCTGCGCCCCTGTTTTCGCCCTTGAGGGGCGCGGGTCTGTCGGTGGAACGCTCAGCGTTCCGTCACCTTGCCCGCGGCCACCTCCAGGCGGCGGGTCGTGTGGACCGCGTCCAGCATGCGGCGGTCGTGGGTCACCAGGAGCAGCGTGCCCTCGTAGGAGTCGAGGGCCGATTCCAGTTGCTCGATCGCCGGAAGGTCCAGGTGGTTGGTCGGCTCGTCGAGGACCAGGAGGTTCACGCCCCGGCCCTGGAGCAGGGCCAGGGCCGAGCGGGTGCGTTCGCCCGGTGAGAGGCTGGCGGCCGGGCGCAGGACGTGGTCCGCCTTGAGGCCGAACTTGGCCAGGAGCGTACGGACCTCGGCCGGCTCGGTGTCGGGGACGGCCGCGCAGAACGCGTCGAGCAGCGCCTCCGTCCCGTGGAAGAGCTTGCGGGCCTGGTCGACCTCGCCGACGATCACGCCCGAGCCGAGCGTGGCGTGCCCCGAGTCCAGGGGTACGCGGCCGAGCAGGGCGCCGAGCAGCGTGGACTTGCCCGCGCCGTTCGCGCCGGTGACGGCCACCCGGTCCGCCCAGTCGATCTGGAGCGTGGCCGGGCCGAAGGTGAAGTCGCCGCGCCGGACCTCGGCGTCGCGCAGGGTGGCGACCACGGAGCCCGACCGCGGGGCCGCCGCGATCTCCATCCGCAGCTCCCACTCCTTGCGCGGCTCCTCCACCACGTCGAGCCGCTCGATCATGCGCTGGGTCTGCCGGGCCTTCGCGGCCTGCTTCTCGCTGGCCTCGCTGCGGAACTTGCGGCCGATCTTGTCGTTGTCGTTGTTCGCCTTGCGCCGGGCGTTCTTGACGCCCTTGTCCATCCAGGAGCGCTGCATCTGGGCGCGGCCCTCCAGGGCGGAGCGCTTGTCGGCGTACTCCTCGTAGCCTTCGCGCGCGTGCCGGCGGGCCACGTCCCGCTCTTCCAGATAGGCCTCGTAGCCGCCGCCGTACAGGGTGATCTGCTGCTGGGCCAGGTCGAGTTCGAGGACCTTGGTGACCGTGCGGGTGAGGAACTCGCGGTCGTGGCTGACGACGACCGTGCCCGCGCGCAGCCCGGAGACGAAGCGTTCGAGGCGCTCCAGACCGTCCAGGTCGAGGTCGTTGGTCGGCTCGTCGAGCAGGAAGACGTCGTAGCGGGACAGGAGCAGCGAGGCGAGTCCGGCGCGGGCCGCCTGGCCGCCGGAGAGCGAGGTCATCGGCTGGTCCAGGCCGACGGCGAGGCCGAGCGAGTCGGCGACCTCCTCGGCCCGCTCGTCGAGGTCGGCGCCGCCCAGCGCGAGCCACCGCTCCAGGCTGTCCGCGTACGCGTCGTCCGCGCCCGGTGCCCCGTCGACGAGTGCCTGTGTGGCCTCGTCCATGACCCGCTGGGCCTCGGCCACGCCGGTGCGGCGCGCCAGGAACTCCCGTACGGACTCGCCGGGCCTGCGGTCCGGCTCCTGGGGCAGATGGCCGACGGCCGCGGCGGGCGGGGAGAGCCGCAGCTCGCCCTCGTCGGGCTTGTCGAGACCGGCGAGCATCCGGAGCAGGGTGGACTTGCCCGCGCCGTTGGCACCGACGAGACCGATCACGTCGCCGGGCGCGACGACGAGGTCGAGTTCGGCGAAGAGGGTGCGGTCGCCGTGGCCGGCGGCGAGGTTCTTGGCGACGAGAGTGGCAGTCATCAGGAGGCCGATCCTAATCGCCGGGCCCGCGCGCCCGCGCCAGGGTTTCGCGCACGCGGGCGCCCGGCCCGGGTGCCCGGCGCGGGCCGTCAGCGGGCCATCGCCTCCACCAGGACGCTCCCGGACGTCCGCGCCACGATGAAGGACTCCCCTCTGGTCGCCCTCGTGTCCAGCGGAAGCCGGTGGCGGCCCGCCTCCAGGACGCCGTCGAACACCTCGTGCATATGGGTGCGGTAGAGGCGGTCCAGCCGGTACGCGGTCAGCCGGACCCGGCAGGGAGAGGTGACCTCGATGCCCGCCTCGCCGTCGGCGGCGACCAGCCGTGTCAGCCGGCGCTGTTCGCGGGGGCTGCGGTCCAGGGCGTTCTCTATCTGCGCGACCAGGAGCGGGACGATCGGGGCCAGCCCCTCGACGTACGCGACGTCGACGCCCGCCTGCGCGAAGGAGTGCCGGACGTCGGCGCGTTCCTGCTCGGTGACGGCCCGGCCGAAGGCGACGGCGCCGTAGGTGCGCAGTTCGTCAGCGGGTACGCCGGTGGCGTCCCGCGTGATGTCGGCGCCGATGCCGATGATCCGCAGGGCGGCGGCGAGCTTGGCCAGGACGGCGGCCCGGGCGCCGATGAGCAGGACCCGGCGGCGCTCCGCCCCGGCCCCCGCGAGCAGGGAGCCCAGGGCGGCACGGTACTGGTCGCCGTGGAAGAGGAAGGGGCCGATGCCGTGATAGCCGTTCCGTTCCAGATCGGGGTGTTCGTCGGTCTGCCAGGCGAAGTCGCGCCAGACGACGTCGTCGCCGTGCCGGTCGATCACGGCGGTCACGGCACCGCAGGCGAGGTCCTCGCACTCCGGGCAGCCGTAGATGACGTACCGGCCGCCCTCCAGCGGAGGGTCGGCTTCCAGCAGCAGGCTCTGCACCTGGGCCATGAAGATCGCGGGTGGTACGTCGGAGGCGAGGGGGGACACGGCGTCGAGGTCGGACAGCTGGTACAGCAGCGGGCGCCCGTCGACGATGAAGTCGACGAAGTCCCGGTGCGCTTGGTAGTCACCGTTGGCCAGTACTCCACCGGCACGCATCGCCGGTGCCAGGCCGAAGGTCGCGTACTCGGCAGACATGCTGTGAGTATTCCCGGACTGGGCCAACTCTGAGCACGGCATGACATATTCCGCTAACGTCCCCGCGTGGCGGAAGATCGAAGCGGTGACGTGATCGTGGTCGGCAGCGGGGTCATAGGACTCACGACGGCCCTTGTCCTTGCCGAGAGCGGCAGACGCGTACGGATCTGGACGCGGGAGCCCGCCGAGCGGACCACCTCGGCGGTTGCGGGCGCGCTGTGGTGGCCGTACGCCATCGAGCCGCAGGACCTCGCGCGGACCTGGGCCCTGCGCTCACTGTCCGTGTACGAGGAGTTGGCGGCGCGGCCCGACGAGACGGGCGTACGCATGGTCGAGGGCGTCATGGGCGAGGCGCGCCTTGACGAGCAGGGGCCGTGGGCCGCGGCCCGGCTGCCGGGGCTGCGGGCGTCCACGGCCGAGGAGTACGCGGGCTCGGGGCTGTGGGCGGAGCTGCCGCTGATCGACATGCCGGTGCATCTGGCGTGGCTGCGCGCGCGGTTCCTGCGGGCGGGCGGTGTGGTCGAGTCACGCGTGGTGACGGACCTCGCCGAGGCCCGGGCGCAGGCGCGGGTCGTCGTCAACTGCACGGGGCTCGGTGCGCGGGAGTTGCTCGGTGACACGGCGGTGCGGCCCGTGCGGGGGCAGTTGGTGATCGTGGAGAACCCGGGGATCCGGACGTGGCTGGTGTCCACGGACGCGGTGGCCGGGACGACCACGTATCTCTTCCCGCAGCCGGGGCGGCTGGTTCTCGGCGGGACCACGGACGACGGGGAGTGGTCCCTGGAGCCGGATCCCGCGGTGGCCGCGGAGATCGTCGCGCGCTGTGCGGTGCTCCGGCCGGAGGTGGCGGGGGCGCGGGTGTTGGGGCATCGGGTGGGGGTGCGGCCGGTGCGGTCCGCTGTGCGGCTTGAACGTGACGCGTTGGGCGGCGGCGCGGCGGGGGGTGGGGTGTTGGTGCACAACTACGGGCACGGCGGGGCCGGGGTGACGGTGGCCTGGGGCTGCGCGGAGGTTGTGCTGGGGCTGGTTGATTAGGCGCGGGCCCGCTGTGGCTGAGGTCGCGCAGTTCCCCGCGCCCCCAAAAAGCAAAAGACTGCGCAGTTCCCCGCGCCCCCAGGTACCTGGGGGCGCGGGGAACTGCGCAGCCTCAGCCGCTATGTGGCCGCGGCCGACACACGACCGCCGCGGGGCGCGGCTACGTGTGGTCGTGGCCCAGCGGGTCGCCCTCCGTTTCCGTGCCGGCGCCCGGGCCGACCCGGATCTCGAAGTCGCCGTCGTACTTCTTGTGGCCCTCGATCACGGCCAGTTCGACCGCCTCGGAGCCCATCTCGTTGCGGACGATGACCGGGTCCCGCCGCAGATCCCGCATGAGGGCGATACACATGCCGATCATCACGAGGACGAAGGGCGCGGCGGCCAGGATCGTGAGGTTCTGCAGGCCGGTCAGCGCATCCCCGTCACCACTGCCGACGAGCAGCATGATCGCGGCCACCGCCCCGGTCACCACACCCCAGAAGACCACGACGAACCGGCCGGGTTCGAGGGCGCCCTTCTGGGAGAGCGTGCCCATGACGATGGACGCGGCGTCGGCGCCCGAGACGAAGAAGATGCCGACGAGGATCATCACGAGCAGGCTGGTGGCCGTCGCGATGGGGAACTCCTGGAGGACACCGAAGAGCTGGCCCTCGGGGGTCGTCTTCCCGGCGAGCGCGCCGCCCTCCTTCAGCTTCATCGCCGTACCGCCGAAGATCGCGAACCAGACCAGGCTGACCGTGCTGGGCACGAGGATGACGCCGCCGACGAACTGCCGGATGGTGCGGCCACGGCTGATGCGGGCGATGAACATGCCGACGAAGGGCGTCCAGGAGATCCACCACGCCCAGTAGAAGACGGTCCAGCTGCCGAGCCAGTCGGCGACGCCCTTGCCGCCGCTGGCCTCGGTGCGGCCGGCGAGCTGGGGCAGGTCACCGAGGTAGGAGAAGATCGACGTGGGCAGCAGGTCGAGCACGATGATCGTGGGGCCCGCGACGAACACGAAGACCGCGAGCACCAGGGCCAGCACCATGTTGGTGTTGGACAGCCACTGGATGCCCTTCTCCACACCGGAGACGGCCGAGGCGACGAACGCCACGGTCAGCACGGCGATGATCGAGACGAGCAGTCCGTTGCTCACCTTGTCCATCCAGTCCAGCTCGGTGAAGCCGGAGCCGATCTGGAGGGCGCCGAGGCCCAGCGAGGCCGCCGATCCGAAGACGGTGGCGATGATGGCGAGGATGTCGATCGCCCGGCCGGCCGAGCCGTTCGCGTGCTTCTCGCCGATGAGCGGGGTGAAGACGGCGCTGATGGTCTGGCGCCGGCGTTTGCGGTAGGTGCTGTAGGCGATGGCGAGGCCGACCACCGCGTAGATCGCCCACGGGTGCAGGGTCCAGTGGAAGAGGGTGGTGGCCATCGCCGTCTCCATGCGTTCCGCGGAGTCGGCGGGAGTGGTGCCCGGCGGGGGTGTCGTGTAGTGCGAGAGCGGCTCGCTCACGCCGTAGAACATCAGTCCGATGCCCATGCCGGCGCTGAACATCATCGCCACCCAGGAGACGGTGCGGAACTCGGGCTCCTCGCCCTCCGCACCGAGGTGGATCCGTCCGTAGCGGCTGATCGCGAGCCACAGCGCGAAGACCACGAAACAGGAGGCGGCGAGCATGAACGCCCAGCCGCCGTTGTGGATCAGGCCATTGAGCATTGTCGTGGAGGCGTCCTCCAGGGAGTCGGTGGCCGTCGCTCCCCAGATCACGAACGCCACGGTGAGTGCGGCGGTGACGCCGAACACCACCCAGTCCGTACGGGGGCGGGATTCCCGGCCCTCTTGGGCGTCCGGGCCGCCGGGGACGGCCGCCGGTTCGTCCCGGCCTCCCCTGTCCTTCAGATCTTCGGTCATCGGCGGCACCTTCCCCGGAAAGCGTTCGGCACACATTCCTGATCGTGTGCCTACGACCTACCACAGGTGCCGCCGATCCCAACCGCCTCAGCAGCGGGTGTCGGGTTCCGCAACCGTCAGGTGGTACGGCGCACGCTCGTCCAGCAGCAACGGGACGAGGGCGCGCAGGGACTGACGCAGTGGTACGCGGGCCCCGGCACCGTCGGAGTCCTGTCGCGCCGTGACGCCGTGCAGGGCCAGCTCGTCCTTGACGTCCGCGTACTGGTCCGCCGTCAGCCGGTAGGCGCAGGGCGGGTCCGCGATGGTCTCGGACGGTTCGGCCGGGTCGTTGTCGGCGCCGCCCGTGTAGACGGGTCCGGTGTCCCGGTAGCCGGCCAGCCGGGCCGCCGACGTGGCCGCCCCGATCCGGCCGCGCCGTTCGTCGGTGAAGTCGAACAGGCCTCCCAGCGCTGCCAGTTGGGAGTGAACTCGGCGTCGGTTGTTGAGTGCCTCGTCGGCCTTCTCTGCCTCCGTGAGGGGGTCGACGCGGCTTTCGATGAGCAGTCCGACGCCGTGTTTGACGCCGGACATGTTCCGCAGGATCCGCTCCTGCCCGTCACCGGCCACCTGCCGGATCGGGTCGCCGGTCGCCGGGTCGGTCCAGATGCCGTACGTCCCGGTCGAGTGGCCGGCGCGCTGCGCGGCGGGCCGTACGTACGTCTGCGAGAGGGTCTGTGCCTCGTCGTGCACGGCCGGGTCGGTGTTGAGGTTGCGCGGCCAGAGGTCGAAGAGGTCCTTGTCGTAGTAGGGCGGTGTGGCTCCGTACTCGTGCAGGTCGTAGACCACGTCCGGCCGCCGGTCGCGGACGACGGCGGCCATCGCGCGCGCCTCGGCCGTCTGCAGGGCGAGGTGGTCGCGGTTGATGTCGACGCCGTCGCTGTTGCCGCGGGTGTCGGCGGCCCGGCCGTCCGGGTTGGCGGTGGGCACGACGAGCAGCGTGGTGCGGTCGAGGAATCGTCGGGTGCCCGCGTCCTTCGCGTACGCGAGGTCGCGGACGGTGGTGAGGCAGGCCTCGCGGCCCGACGGTTCGTCGCCGTGCTGGCTGCAGACGAGCAGCACGGTGGTGGCGGCGTGCGGGTTTCCGACGCGTACGAGCTGGACGGGCCGGTTCTGTTTCGTGGTGCCGATCCGGCTGAGCGAGACCCGCCCGCTCGCCCGGTCGACGGCGGTGAGGAAGGTCTGCTCCTCGGGCTGGGTGGTCCAGCGTGCTCCGGCGGTCCGCTCGAATCCGGTGCGGGGCGGGCCCTCGGCCGCGTGGGCGGGCGCCGTGAGAAGGGGGACGGTGAGTGCCGCCGCCGTCAGGGCCAGGGCCGCGGTCCTACGGACTGTCATCGGTCACCGCCTCCAAGAACGTCTCCAGGAACGTCTCCGAGGACGCCTGTGGGAACGTCTCCGGGAACGCGGTGGGTGGCGCGGGGTTCGCCGACCCCGTCGAGGATCGCGTCGGGCGTGATGTACGAGGATCCCGAGGTGGCGCGGGCGAAGGCGGCGGCTCCTCCGACGAGCGGCACGGCGGCCGACGTACGGGACAGGTCGAGCGTGAGCGTCGGGGTGGTCGACGGCGGGTCGATGAGGCCCTGGTCGGTGCCGGCGACGATCAGCGCGAGGCGGTGGCCCTTGGGGACGACGTGGTCGCTCGCGTGCAGGTCGAGCGTGATGGTGTACGCCTTGCCCGGGGTGAGAGGCTCGCCCTTCGTGGCGGAGGAGTGGTTGCCGAGGTCGGCCCAGCCGCGGCTGAACACCGTGTACTCGACGTCGGTCGTCCTGGCCGCGGTCTCCCTGAAGCAGGAGCTGTCGCCCGTGGTGCTCGGCCCCCAGCAGGTGCGCTCGGTGAGTGTCGTGATGCCCTCGCCGGAGGCGGAGTAGTCACGGATCGTGTCGGGGCCGAGGTCGACGAGGACCGCGGACAGATGGGCGCTCGTGGTGGTGGGCGTGGCGGTGACGGTGACCTTGGAGGAGCCGGAGAGACGGACGTCACGGGTGAGCGGCCGAGTGGTGAAGCCGGCCTTGGCGGACGTGGAGCGGTCGATCTCGGCGGCCCAGTCGGTCTCGTCCTGGCCCGGGTCGTCGGTGAAGGTCTCGGTGCCCGATCCGGGACGCGGTCCGAGGGTGCCGACGCCCGGCTGCTCGCCCTTGCCGGGGCGCAGTTTCACGGTGTCGGTGCCACGCGGCGGCCAGACGGCGGAGGTGGCCCACTGGTCGGGGGCGCGCTCGATGTCGGCCATCGGCTCGTCGTCGATGCCGTTGTCGTAGCCGAGGAGTTCGTGGTCGAACCAGCGGTGCAGGGTGTCGGCCCAGGCCGCGCGGCGGAAGTCGAAGGGGTCGACGTGGCCGGTCTGGGACAGCCAGATCTTGCGGTCGACGCCGTTCTTCGCGAGGCCGTCCCACCACTGGCCGAAGTGCTTCGGGCGGACGTTGAGGTCCTGCATGCCGTGGATGACGAACACGCTGGCGTCCACCTTGCGGACGTCCTTCACGTAGTCGCGCTCGGTCCAGAACCGCGTCCAGTCGCCGGTGCGTGGGGCCCCTTCCACGATCTTCTGCTGGACGGCGGCGCATCTGGCGCGGGCGTCGGGGCTCTCGACGTAGTCGGACAGCCATTCGGGGCCGGAGTCGTAGAGGGGGGCGCCCTTGGCGAAGTAGTAGTCGTACCAGGAGGAGATGGCCGCGATCGGGACGATCGTCTCCAGGCCCTCGACCCCGGTGGCGGCGACTCCGTTGGCGATGGTGCCGTCGTAGCTCTTGCCGATCATGCCTGTTCTGCCGTTGGTCCAGCCGGCCTTGGCCTTCGTGTCCCCCGTACGGGAGGTGTAGCCCTTGCCGCGGCCGTTCAGCCAGTCGACGACGGCCTTCGCGGACTGGACGTCGGAGCGGCCTCCGACGTCCACGCAGCCGTCGGAGCGGTTGGTGCCGGCGAGGTCGACGGCGACGAAGGCGTAGCCGCGCGGTACGAAGTAGTTGTCGTAGTACAGCGGCATCTGGACGACGTCGCCGTCGGCGTCGTACGTCTTGCGCTGGCTCTCGTTGCCCCGGCCGCAGCAGGAGTAGTACGGGCTGGCGTCCATGATCACGGGTACCTTGCGGCCCTGCTGGGCGGGCTCGCTCGGGCGGACGATGTCGACGGCGACGCGGTCGGTCCTCCCGTCGCCGTCGCCGTCGAGTCCGGTGTCCACCCAGACGGACTCACGGACGGCGTTGTCGTACGAGTAGACGGGGGTGCTCTCCCGCGGAGCGCTGTGGGCGACGGCCGGGGTGAGGAGCGTGGCCATCAGGGCGGCGGTGGCCGCTGTCGCGAGCGATCTCCAGGTGATGAGGCGCATGTAGCGCGCAGGTGTCCGCATGCGCGGAAGGTACTCCGGTCAACTCCTGTGCAAAAGGGGGCCGATTGGGGTGTCGGCCTGCTATTCGGGTGTGGCTCGAAAGGTGCGTCGGGCTGAATCTCGTGTGTCGGCGGCACACATGTCGGCCGAATGGCGATCGTGTGACAGGAGCGGCCATGGACACGGGTGGGCCCACAGCGCGTGAATAGGCTCCGGACAGACTTCATGCCCCCACGACTTGGAGCTCCACGTGCATCGCAGACTCATCGCCCCGGGCGCGCTCGCGGCCTCCCTCCTGCTGGCGATCCCGGCGTCCGCCGCGAGCTACTCGCCCGGGGCGCCGGGCATCGGCGACCCCTACTACCCGGCGTACGGCAACGGCGGGTACGACGTGTCCCACTACGACCTCCGGCTCACGTACCAGCCGGCGACGGACCGGCTGGAGGGCACGGCGACCCTGCTGGCGAGGACCACCCAGGATCTCTCCCGCCTGAATCTGGACTTCCTGCTCGATGTGAGCGAGGTGCGGGTCAACGGCGCCAAGGCGTCGTTCACGACCTCGGGCGAGCACGAGCTGGAGGTCACGCCGAAGAACCCGCTGCCCGCCGGTACGGACGTCACGGTCGTGGTGCGCTACAGCGGGGTGCCGTCCACGAAGACGGCGTACGGGTTCACCAGTTGGCACCGCACCCCGGACGGCGGGGTGGGTGCGAACGAGCCCGAGGCGGCCTGGTGGTGGTTCCCCAGCAACGACCATCCGCTGGACAAGGCCACGTACGACGTGTCGGTCGCCGTTCCGGACGGGTCCCAGGCGATCTCCAACGGCACGCTGCAGTCGACGAGTTCGCGGGCGGGCTGGACGCGCTACAGCTGGCGGTCCAACAAGCCGCAGGCCACGTACCTCGCCACGCTGGCGGTCGGGAAGTTCGACGTCACCACGGGGACCTCGGAGAGCGGCATCCCGATCGTCAACGCGTACAGCAAGGACCTGGGCGACAACTACGGGGCCGCGCGGGCGAGCATCGAGCGGACCGGGGAGGTCGCGGACTGGCTGGCCGAGTACTTCGGGCCGTACCCGTTCAATTCTTTGGGTGGATACGTCCCCAACACGACCACCGGGTACGCGCTGGAGACGCAGACCCGGCCGTTCTACAGCCCGCGGCAGTTCGCGAGCGGGACGAACGTGTCCGTGGTCGTCCATGAGCTGGCCCACCAGTGGTACGGCGACTCCGTGTCCGTCGCCGGGTGGAAGGACATCTGGATCAACGAGGGCTTCGCGCGGTACGCGCAGTGGCTGTGGTCGGAGCACGAGGGCGAGGGGACGGCGCAGGAGATCGCGGACTACGTGTACGCGTCACGGGCCGCGGAGGATCCGTTCTGGACGGTCAGGCCCGGGGACCCGGGGCCGGAGAACCAGTTCCACATCGCGGTGTACGACCGCGGGGCGCTGGCCCTGCAGGCGCTGCGGAACGAGGTCGGGGACGAGGCGTTCTTCGCCATTCTCAAGGGCTGGCCGCAGCGGTACGCGTACGGCAACGCGACGGTCGGTGACTTCGTGGCGTACGCCGAGTCGGTGTCGGGGCAGCCGCTCTCTGAGCTGTTCGACACGTGGCTGTACCAGGCGTCCAAGCCGGCAGTGCCCGCCGCGCGGGCCGCTTCCATCGCGCCGGGGGCCGCGGATGCGCCGGGGGCGGAGAAGGCGCCGGTGCGGCCGAAGTCCTGGAAGAAGATCGCCGCGACCAATTCCGTGCACGATCACTGAGGACGGCGGCCGGGAGGGGGGCTTGTCCCGGTGGGGCCGTGCGGGTTGTGGGGTGGCTGGGCGCGCAGTTCCCCGCGCCCCTTACGGGCGCGGCTCCGCCGGGGCAGGCCAGAGGGTCCGAACTTGGTGACGGTGGGGCCGTGCGGGGCGGACGGTGGCTGAGCGCGCCGTTCCCCGCGCCCCTAACGGGGCTGAAGCCTAGGCCGGTGGGGCCGTGCGGGGCGGACCGTGGCTGGGCGCGCCGTTCCCCGCGCCCCTTGCGGGGCGCGGGCCGTCCGCTGCCAGGTTCGAGGCCAGTTCCGAGACGGCTATGACGAGCTGGGTCTCGGCGGCGGCGCAGTGGGCCGCCCGGCGGGCCCGGCCCTCGGCCAGGATGGCGTCGCGGGCGCGGTGGCCCTCGGCACGGGTGGCCGCGAGCGCGGCGGCCTCCTCCTCCGGCGCCCGCGGGGCGGCCACGGCCTCGTCGCCCGCCTCCTCGCGTATCTCCACACCCGCGTCGCCCGTCTGTCGTATCCGGGCCAGTACCCGGCGGTAGAACAGAACGGCGACGACGAACAGCGGCAACGCCACGGGGACCATGGCCATGGCTTACCCGATCATGCGCGCGCAGCAACGTACATCTGCGCCACTATTGACCGGAAATCACCGTTTGGCGAACTCCGGGCTCTCTTTCACAACCCAGGTGAGACAGCAATACTGTTTCACCGCGTCCGGTGACGGGCGTCGTACGTGAAGGAGCAGGCATGGCGACGGACACCGGGGAGCCGACGCTCACCGTCGACGAGCTGGCCGCGCGGGCGGGTGTGACGGTGCGGACGGTGCGCTTCTACAGCACCAAGGGGCTGTTGCCGCCGCCCGTGATCGGGCCGCGTCGCGTGGGGCACTACAGCCAGGAGCATCTGGCGCGGCTCGCGCTCATCGAGGAGCTGCAGCAGCAGGGGATGACCCTGGCCGGGATCGAGCGCTATCTGCAGCAGTTGCCGGACGGGCTCACCGCCCAGGACCTGGCCATCCACCGGGCCGTGGTGGCCTCCTGGGCGCCCGACGCGGCGGAGGAGGTGAGCCGGGCGGAGCTGGAGCGCCGGGCGGGGCGGTCGCTCGGCGCGGAGGACCTGGAGCGGCTCGCCGCGATGGGTGTGCTGAGGGAGACGGCGGCACCAGAGACGTACCGGGTGGATCTCGGACTGCTGCGGCTCGGTGTCCAGCTGCTCGACGTACCGATGGCGCACGAGACGATCCTCGCCGCGCGCACTGTCATGGTGAAGCACACGCGCGCCGCGGCCCACGAACTCTCCGCGCTGTTCCGGGACGAGGTGTCCGAGCACGAGGACGTCGAGGCCGTGCGGGACCTGTCGGCGCACATGCAACCGCT
Coding sequences:
- a CDS encoding Tex family protein; protein product: MTTPLVGSIEGRIAEELGVRERQVKAAVDLLDGGSTVPFIARYRKEATEMLDDEQLRTLEERLRYLRELEERRSAILDSVREQGKLTDELAARIQGAETKARLEDIYLPFKPKRRTKAQIAREAGLEPLAEGLLGDPSVDPVAAATAFVDADKGVADPQAALDGARSILTERFSEDADLIGELRERMWVRGQLAAKVKDGKEEAGAKFADYFDFSEPFKALPSHRVLAMLRGEKEDVLDLVLEPEEPSEQPGPSSYEGIVAQRFGIAERGRPGDKWLTDTVRWAWRTRLLVHLGIDLRLRLRTAAEDEAVNVFATNLRDLLLAAPAGTRSTLGLDPGFRTGVKVAVVDATGKAVATDVIHPHVPANRWDEAIAKLARLAKEHAVELIAIGNGTASRETDKLAGELIAKHPELKLTKVMVSEAGASVYSASAFASQELPGMDVSLRGAVSIARRLQDPLAELVKIDPKSIGVGQYQHDLSEVKLSRSLDAVVEDCVNGVGVDVNTASTPLLTRVSGITSGLAENIVAHRDANGPFTSRTALKKVARLGPKAYEQCAGFLRIRGGDDPLDASSVHPEAYPVVRRMVKTAGSGVGSLIGNTGALRSLRPDDFVDEKFGLPTVTDILRELEKPGRDPRPAFKTATFKDGVEKIADLEPGMVLEGVVTNVAAFGAFVDVGVHQDGLVHVSAMSKTFVKDPRDVVKSGDIVKVKVLEVDIPRKRISLTLRLDDDASAAAQEGGSGRPQRGGGRPPQQRGRSGGGKGGGSRQAAAPAPGNSAMADALRRAGLADPKGRNGRG
- a CDS encoding ABC-F family ATP-binding cassette domain-containing protein gives rise to the protein MTATLVAKNLAAGHGDRTLFAELDLVVAPGDVIGLVGANGAGKSTLLRMLAGLDKPDEGELRLSPPAAAVGHLPQEPDRRPGESVREFLARRTGVAEAQRVMDEATQALVDGAPGADDAYADSLERWLALGGADLDERAEEVADSLGLAVGLDQPMTSLSGGQAARAGLASLLLSRYDVFLLDEPTNDLDLDGLERLERFVSGLRAGTVVVSHDREFLTRTVTKVLELDLAQQQITLYGGGYEAYLEERDVARRHAREGYEEYADKRSALEGRAQMQRSWMDKGVKNARRKANNDNDKIGRKFRSEASEKQAAKARQTQRMIERLDVVEEPRKEWELRMEIAAAPRSGSVVATLRDAEVRRGDFTFGPATLQIDWADRVAVTGANGAGKSTLLGALLGRVPLDSGHATLGSGVIVGEVDQARKLFHGTEALLDAFCAAVPDTEPAEVRTLLAKFGLKADHVLRPAASLSPGERTRSALALLQGRGVNLLVLDEPTNHLDLPAIEQLESALDSYEGTLLLVTHDRRMLDAVHTTRRLEVAAGKVTER
- a CDS encoding oxidoreductase; this encodes MSAEYATFGLAPAMRAGGVLANGDYQAHRDFVDFIVDGRPLLYQLSDLDAVSPLASDVPPAIFMAQVQSLLLEADPPLEGGRYVIYGCPECEDLACGAVTAVIDRHGDDVVWRDFAWQTDEHPDLERNGYHGIGPFLFHGDQYRAALGSLLAGAGAERRRVLLIGARAAVLAKLAAALRIIGIGADITRDATGVPADELRTYGAVAFGRAVTEQERADVRHSFAQAGVDVAYVEGLAPIVPLLVAQIENALDRSPREQRRLTRLVAADGEAGIEVTSPCRVRLTAYRLDRLYRTHMHEVFDGVLEAGRHRLPLDTRATRGESFIVARTSGSVLVEAMAR
- a CDS encoding FAD-dependent oxidoreductase — protein: MAEDRSGDVIVVGSGVIGLTTALVLAESGRRVRIWTREPAERTTSAVAGALWWPYAIEPQDLARTWALRSLSVYEELAARPDETGVRMVEGVMGEARLDEQGPWAAARLPGLRASTAEEYAGSGLWAELPLIDMPVHLAWLRARFLRAGGVVESRVVTDLAEARAQARVVVNCTGLGARELLGDTAVRPVRGQLVIVENPGIRTWLVSTDAVAGTTTYLFPQPGRLVLGGTTDDGEWSLEPDPAVAAEIVARCAVLRPEVAGARVLGHRVGVRPVRSAVRLERDALGGGAAGGGVLVHNYGHGGAGVTVAWGCAEVVLGLVD